The Diceros bicornis minor isolate mBicDic1 chromosome 19, mDicBic1.mat.cur, whole genome shotgun sequence genome contains the following window.
TTATTTTGAGATttagtgttatttttattgtgaagGGAATATCGGGAGGGTCTCCACGGTGTTTTTCAGGTGTGGGGCCTCTCAGAGTTATCTGGCCCTGTCCACGAGAAGAGGAGAGAGGCGGGGACAGGCCACCCTCTGGCACCACCAGACACCAGGCTCCCGCGTCCCGCAGCAGCGTTGGGCGGCACCCCAGGCGGGCTCCGCGGGGAGGCCAGCGGGGCGCGCAGGATCAGCCTCTGGGGGCGGAGACTTTCCGCTGGGAGGCGAGCTCCTGGTTTGTCCCTGGAGACTCCCTTTAAGGTAGAAGATCTTAAAGGTTTTTCTTCCAGTTGCAACTAGGATGGAAAATGCCCTCCCCTCTCGCCCCCAtcctcagattaaaaaaaaagaaaaaaaaacagaacaaaactctaacctcccagccctgggcctcttgCAGCCGCGCCCCGAGAATgtatggggtgggaggaggagctgggagtTTCAGCTCCACTTCCCCTCCAAGCCAGGAGCCTCACTTAGCGACCAGGGACCCTCGCCCCAATGAGTTAGTCCACTTTCTCACCTTCTGGTCCCCGATCCCAAACCTGGGGGCTCCAGAGCGGCCACCAGCCCCGCCTGCAGAGGCCGCTTCCTCCCGGGTGCGAGCCCTGGGCTGTCTGAGCGCCCTTTGAGCCTCTCGGGCCGTCTCAGCTTCGATCGCCTCTCAGCAGAATCTATTCTCCGTTTGGAAAACCTCGCGCGGGTCCCGGCGTCGTCCGAGGACCGACCAGCGGCGAGGAGCCCCACGCGCCGCGGGCCCTGGAGCGCAGCATCCTCCTGACTTCTGTCCCGGAAGTCGGACCGCTGCGGCACGTCGGGGGCATTTCCCTCCGGTGCagagctctcctccctccccgctgtTTAACGCCCCACCCGCCCCCCAAGTCTCCCAGCTTTTCTCAGAGCGGAGGAAGGACCCGAGAGGCCCGAGGCCGGGAGAGCGCCAGGGTCTCACCGCCCACACCCCCCCGCCCCAGTACAGACCGGGTTTGCGGAGACTTCCTGGGCGCTGGAGCTCCAAAGAAGGTCGCAGGGAGCCAACGACACGCTCTCTGCCGGgaactttcttcctcctttttctagtCCTCAAAAGCTCCCGCAGATCCTATCGCCGTGGCCCGAACTTGCTCAACCCGAGCACCCTCAGAATTGATCCCCCTTCCCCGGCTTTGGAACCAGGGTGGACCTCACCTTTGCAACTGGTCAGGGGTTTTCTCTCCCACCTCTACACCGGGAGCAGCTGCGCGAATGTGCCAGGGAGTCCAACCGGGTGCCAGGCGCCGACGTCTTTCCCAAGCTGAGATCGTCGCAAACTCGGGGAGCAGGCAGCCAGACGCCCGGCAGCATCGCGCGGCTTCCTGCACGCGGGCAAAAGCTGTCAGGTCTGGAGTCTGCCGCCCGAGCGCCGCGCGAAGCTCCAAGCCCTGAGCAGCCAGGCCCACCTGCCTCGGTGCCACCCAAAGGTAACGCCGCAGGCCACAGTCCGTGTGTCCTGACCAGCGCACACTTCTTGCACGTTGGGATATTAAGCTTTAATAATGAAATTCCCAGTACTTTTTTCCCTGAAAGGAAACGCTCAGATCACTTCCCAACTAAGGTCACTCTTAGATGTGGGGCATTTAGTCCTGGGGAGATCGTTTAGGAAAGGCGTGCTGCAGATGAGAGAGGAGAAGCCACTCCTCCCAGAAGTTGTCACTAGTGGAGTAATAAAGTCATAACTAACATACTGCTTCCCAGATTCCCATTCCAGTCGCCTTTCCAATACACTGAagactctttccctttcttggttACTGGAATATCTTGCAATGTTTTCCAAAAAATAGTCATAGAAGCGTCTTAAACTTACAACAGAACACCCTGGGGGCATTCCGGGACTCAGCTCTGCACCAGCAAAGCTTCCCTGGAAGCACACCAGACGTGCTGCCCCACTCTGACCCTCCTCCGAACGGCAGTTAATATAAATATTCCTTAGTTCTAACACATCTTCAAGTGAATATGCAGATAACCTCAAATGGACAATTAAAAGAATAGTTAACTGGGGACAAGCAACCCCTATGACACATCATAaaagagattttaaggaattgcaTTATTTCAGAATTCAGGTAGCAACATATTTTAAATGAACGTCAGCTTGCCTAACCTTAAGCCTGTTACGGTAGCTGTTATTTCTTggagaaaaaactttttaaaggatttttaaaaattctcacctGACTCTTATCTTTTACAGAAAGGTCCCCTGCCCCCAAGTTAAGATTTTCCTCACTGCTAGGAAAGCAGAGAGGATTTACTCCATGGCCTAGAAACTTAATCATTGAAGCTAGTGGTAAATAACttaaaagagttttaaaacaGTTAACTATTGCTGGctcaaaagatgaaaataatttctttgctATGGAACTTTTCAGGAATGATTACCTGGCCTCATCTTCTGCTTATTCAGGGTTTGTCATATGGACTTTGTTCCCTGCATTCCCTAATGTGGGAAGgcatttattctaagtgaattCATAAAAGGACATTTCCTAAGAACTTAGCACGAACATACTTTGCCAATGAAAGGACCATTATTTTGGTGCCTTGTCTCCTCCACTGGTTACGCTCATTGAAGAAACAGCTCTTGTTTCATTAAAGTAGGTGCAGGAGGGAGCAATGAAATGAAAGGATGAGAGAAATTTCACCAAGGTCATGCAAGCTGAGTGCTTCAGAGGCCCTAACTTAATTTTATGATTCTTTCCAAATATTCTAGGGTTTGGAAATTTATGCACAAAATATTCTCATGTACACTTATTTTTCAGTTCCTATCCCCAAAGGGTCTTTACACTAGAAAGGGTTCCAAAGGTATTCAAAGGCAGTGaataaagtaaatgaaataattgttcaGGGATAAGCTGAACACAAGAAAGAGTTTAAGTTGTAATTTTGGCTTAACATCTATGTGCATCTTGTCCAGTTTAGTTAAATTATCTCTGCTTCTGTTATCCATGCGTGCTCTcattaactgtgtgtgtgtgcgtgtgtgtgtgtgtgtgtgtgtgtgtgtgtttgggggtggggaTTGGTGATGGTGAAGACAGCAGAGCCAGAGTACATTTTTACTGTAAGGCGGACTGAAACATCAGTGAGCCAAATTTCAGCTGCAACAAAGCCTAGCTTTCCCCTTTTGAAGCTCTTAAATACGTTTTCTGATTAGCATTTTTCCtgatttttgtaattttctttcttgattctACAAATACAAATCAATGACTTGTGCAAGTATAAAGAGATACAACTAAcaatttgaatatttaattttatttaggatAAGTTTTGCATATGCCAATCTTTTGCGTGTGCGATATGTggagaaaatatcaaataaagaAGTTAAATAGGGGTTATGTAGTCTATAAAGCACTGTGGGTTTGGGGCCCTAATTTCTTCTTTATTACAAACTGATAAACATGGAAGGATGAACATTTACATCTTTGCACTGACTTGCCTATTTAATATCTCTTTCTTTCATCTGCATTGCCCTTCCTTGCCTTTCACCCTGTGTCAATCTGTCCACTTCTCTCAAGACCCGCCTTCTTCAAGAGGCCTTCTTTGATCAATACCACCCCACCCTGGAATGGCgttcttactttttctttcccTAAACATCTATGTGCACCTTGTGTCAGGCCACCccacatatttgtgtattttcttccaTCCAAACTGAAAGTTCTGTATGTGTAGGGGCCTTTTCTTCCACTTCTATGAAAGAGGAACCATCCAATGGCATGAGATTCATAAAGGCGAATTCAATAAGTGAATACATGAATTGAAGAGAATCTtttgaagaacttagaggatCTAGACGAGATTCCAAAGCCAACATGCTTGGGTCACACTTACCCCTGACATTTTGTATTGACCACCAGCAGCAATGATAAAAATTGACACAGCTGTCATCCACATAAGTACCTGTTTATGTCAGTTTATCCTACCTTCTCTCCTATTCAAGAAATGAAGAATGGAACAAATTCTGGAaaactttgttattattttaaaatatgatttaatgGTAAGATTTGCTCCTCTATCACCTCTTTGGTAATTTTAAAGAactgaagtattttttaaaggatgATTAGAAAATAGGCGGAAGTTGTGGGTATGATCCAATTCCTATTGCAATATAAGAATCATTGGAGATAGATGAGTAAGTTAGTGAGTATTTCTAAGCTACGGTTGAGATTAAACACATGAAAGGGCATTAAATTAATTATGTTTTGAAGATGATCCTCCCAGGAAGAAAGGGTTAAAattgtttcctttattcttttaactCATTCAAGTACTCTCTGGTGTCAACAAAGAGAGAATTTATGTCAGGTATGGAAAGAAACTGTTTTCAAAGGAATCACCATTTGATTTATAGTCAAATCAATAATCAACTATGACAACTTAAGATTAATGACCAAtgctacttccatctagtattttattattaaagcAGATAATAATCAATTAATTCAGTTGCTCTTTTAATAACCTATAAATGAGGATATTTGCAATGATGTATCACAAGAGAAATTGTCATAATCTTTTACAGATATCTCTTCTACTTGTATAATggtatttgtttatctttagGTTTCCAAAGAACCGAGCATAGTGCAAGTAGTAGGTATTCAGTTAATGTTTGTGTACTaaattaatttgtcttttattttgaatgattttATATTCATTGGCTCACTTGGCCTAACCAGCCATCCCCTGAGCTATTACCCCAATTTTTTAGTTGAGGAAAACGAAAATCTGTAGAAGGTCACAAAAGTAATAAATAGTGAATCCTAGACTGAAATCTGtccatttctttcctcattaaattactggagggaaagagaaagtgagagagagagaatataaatgCTTCATTATATATGTGtcattgttttctaatttttatagtaatacagaaaaataagtgTTTAATAACAATTGCTAACATGACAAATTGTCAGACATATAAATTTTACAACTTCCACTCACAACTGATAATAATTGACTTTATATCAATCACAATTTTGCCTCAATTCTTCTATATataatcatttatgtaaagttctTGAGAAATGTTTGAGTGcaatataaaaatacagagataaaaataaagatgtaaacaTACAGTGTCAATTTAAACATTGCTTCATAATTTGAATTGCTATTGATCTAATTATTAATACAGGAATAGGTTTGAAAGAAAAATTGTACAAACTCTTTGTAGCAAATATTATGTCAGGATATTATTATACTTAAAACAGCATTCTTTATATTTCAAGAATGTGAATTAATGATAGAGATTTTAGGTTTCCACTTGTTATTTGGTCATTCAATAAAGATTCTTATGGAAGTCAAAATACAATATAATCTGGAGTCAAAGTATTgtataagcaaaaataaagatgatCCCTATGAAGCTAAAGcatgtgatttttctattttaattctacCTGGCCATGTGACATTTGGGAAGGTCATTTactttctctaagcctcagttttggGGTTTGTACAACCACAATAAGGTATATCTTCCCTTGCCTACCTTCTAAGGTTGTAGGGAGGATCAAACTTGACAATGTACGTGAAAATACTTGCAATTTGCCTCTTAACATGACATTGTTTATTTTATGACATTATATTACTGATTATTCACATAATTAAATATCCtctaagaaatgaaatatttggaCATCGCTACAATTGATGAGGAAATCGTGTCTATTGCTGAAAAAGCTATATTCTGATTTATGgagcaaaaaattttttaaaataagcaagctaccaaaaatgtaaatatagGAATTAGGCCAGCAGTATGTGTTTTTCTGTCCCATTAGAGGCTGTAGAGTaatatcagtgtgtgtgtgtgtgtgtgtgtgtgtgtgtgtttttacatAACTACGTAACATTACTGTCCTAAGAGACCCTAGATAACCCTCACAAACATTGGATTCACTTACATTCCTCTTGGCAGAGTAGTCACAATATAACGAGTGAGAGTAAGTGACCCTGGAGTTTAGAGTCCTCATACAATCAGAGAGCAGAGCTCACAGAAAATAAGCCGGAATGGATATACTGCATTGACTGATGGGCCTCTTTTGAAGAGGTGCCAATTTAACTTTAAACCCATGAGCTCattgagagcaagagagagaaagggatgtCTCCAAATGCAGGAAACTGTTGCCATAGCATTTTCCTTCTCTATTCCTGcctactcctcctcctccaaagCAGCAACAATTTGTGCTCTGCCGTTTTCTTTCAGGAACCAGATACATTTTCAGAAGCCAGGACTCCAGCGATGTGGTATCTACACTACCTAATAACTGTCCCTGGTAGGGATATTGAATAAGTCTGAGGGTGCTATTAAGTTTCTAAGGACAGAATCATCCTTGCGGATGCAATTGCAGCACAGGAAACAGACTCAGGGAGAATTTTTAGCCCCCGCAAATCTCATTGGCCCTCTGCACAAGCCAAGCCACAATCACTCCAACAACACAACCGAATCCTTTCAGCACTCGCAGCCGTGGACAGCTTCCTCGCCGCGAGGTCCATTCCTCTGCAGTGAGCTGACTCGCATTCAGCCTGCATCGGTCAGTGCGGCATCCGACACCAAGTCCCCGCCAGCGGGTACAGAACACGCGCTGCCCCCCCCCCTCGATGCCCCCGCCCCTCGCTCACCCCGGCTCACTCCAGCGGCGACTTTGAGGGATTCCCTCTCGGGCGGCTTCTGCAGCAGCACATCTGAACTCATTCGCTGCACTGCGAGTATGGATCTCCGAGGAAGAGCCGTTCTCAGCGTCGATAGACTTCGAGCTCTCCTGATGCTGTTCCGTGAGTAGCGTTTCGGCGATCGCGAGGGCAGGGTGCACTCTTTGCAGAGAATAGAACCGGCATAGTAAAGTCAGTAGTTTAAGGTCAAAATGTGGCCCCTATATTTTGCAGATTTTTTCTTTTGGGGGGGATGGGGGGCAGAGGGCCTTCCCGTCAGTGGCAGGGAATTCCCTAGAGAGCCACACACCTGTATGGCATATCCCAGAGAGTGCTATACGAGCCTGCTTCCTGGGGTCAGAGCATTGGCAAGAAAGATTTGGTTTAAAAacctaagaagaagaaaaagaccaaTCGGGTTACAAATTAGTaaggctttaaaatttttttaaattttatttttattacaaattgaCAGCAACGGAGTTGAATTTGTTGGCGTTAGGTTAGAAAAATGGCTCGCAGAGCGCACAGCAGCTGGCAGGGAACTTTGTCACCCCAAAGCCCACAGACCACAATCTCTCCACCCTTGTGTCCGAGCTGCGTGGGTTCACTGAGCCCCGAAccgacaggattttttttttcccgcagATACAATGGCTCGAATCACGGCAGAGCAAGAAGTGGAAAATCTCTCAGGCCTTTCCACTAACCCTGAAAAAGATATATTTGTGGTGCGGGAAAATGGGACGACGTGTCTCATGGCAGAGTTTGCAGCCAAATTTATTGTCCCTTATGATGTGTGGGCCAGCAATTATGTCGATGTAAGGAACCTTTTCCCTCCCAGCTTGCTCCTAGGGCTCCAAGGGCGAAGGGCACCCTCTCTAAAGGCCCCATGAAGACCTGGGTCGCCCGCCTTCCCCCCTGCGCCCTTGCAGGCTGCTCCCGAATGCTGCATGGGGGTTCCGGCTTGTAACGCCTTCTGCTCGCCCTGCCTGCCTTGAAAGTAAACCCCCTCTTTCTGCTTCCCTAACGGCGGGGTCTGCACGTAGAGCATCTAACCGCATGTTCCCGGACCTgggagcgcgcgcgcgcgcgcgcaaaGGAGCGCCCTGGCGTGCAACCCGGATTTTGGACGCGCTGCCCTTTACAGCCCGGACTGGGGCCGGGCGCGCTGAGGGGGTGCGGGGCGTCTGTGTTCCCAGCTGATCACGGAACAGGCTGATATCTCACTAACCCGGGGAGCTGAGGTGAAGGGCCGCTGTGGCCACGACGAGTCGGAGCTGCAGGTGTTCTGGGTGGATCGCGCGTACGCGCTCAAAATGCTGTTTGTAAAGGTAACTCCGAGCGGGGCGCGCAGAGGGGGCGCAGACTCTgggtggatgtgggcagaggccgCCGCTCGGTTTCCCCACCCAGATAAGCTGCCGGGGCGATTGACGCGCGCCTCCTCCGCTCCGCAGGAAAGTCACAACACGTCCAAGGGACCCGAGGCGACGTGGAGGCTGAGCAAGGTCCAGTTTGTTTACGACTCTTCCGAGAAGACCCATTTTAAAGACGCAGTCAGTCGTGAGTAGAGGCTagcagggctggggagggagcctggggaaGCGTGGACACTGCATAGAGCGCAGGCGTGGAGGCCGAATTCCTCAAGAATTTTGGAAATTTTGCGGAAACCAATCCGGGCTTTGCGCTCCCAGGCGAAGTCCACCCTGGGCTTGCTGTCCAAAGCAGAGGAAGTGGGAGCGCCGGTGGGTCCTCTGGACCCCGGGCCTTGTAGACGCGCAAGGAACCCTGGGCCCAAGGACCAGCCTACCCTCCATGGCCTGATCCTGGATGAGACGTCTCTTGAGGGCCTGTCTTCCCCTAACTGTTTCAGGACGACCTCTTATGATTTGTCCTTTAAAGAAGCACGGAGAAGGGCAAAGCtgtctttttagtttttctgcACCCTGGTTTTTCTTCTCTTGCGCTAAAACTTGAAGGGGGCGGTACGACTTGCCCTTTCCGTCAGTATTTGATACCCTTCCGTATCTTTTTGCGCATGGCGGCAGGGTTCACCCACGATCTTCAGTCATCGACTGCAGCCACCTCAGAGTGGATTCTGAACCGTTTCCTAATTTATTAGCTTTTCCTGCCCATCACTCCAACTACTCACCCAGATCCTCCAAAAATACTGTGGCAAGAGGAACATCCAGTCCGCAAATAACAATGTTCACACCTACAGGCCATCAAAGaccacatttaaattaattaattaattaacttagTAAATTGTCTAATCTACTCATATGAGGCCTTCAGTCACCTGGACACCTGAGTTGGGAAAAgatttttattgagcacataaGAGAATACACGTCACCTCTCCCTTTTCaccccttttttatcctcacagtAAAAAGAGCATCTTTTTCTCTTCATTGAAACTTATATTCAAGCATTTCCTCCAATTAAATTAGACCCCTCCCcctgaaaaaagggaaaaaggaagaaaacacaaacaaacatatgccagaaaaggagaaaaaggaggcagACCTCCAAAGGGTATATATGTGTGCCAGGGTGTCTGCCCAGGGCACCAGCCATCAGCCATGCTTTGTTGAGGAAGACATTTTATTCTTTGCAGGCCAGTGTGAAATGTGGAAGATCAATTCACTGTTCTGTGTCTTTGGAATCTCCATCGTTAGGTTTTATATGGTAAAAAGGGTTGGGTTTTTAGGTATCACTCTCCTCTTCCAAAAAGAAATATCAGGTTAATGTTTAAGGAGCCCCTGCTCATGAAAGAATGGGTGTATTTGTCCCTCGTCACCACTGGATGCCCTTTGGAGAGCCCTGGCCCCAGCATCTGCAAGGCAACATGGCATGGCAGCACAGAGGATGGGAGGCTGTCTGGAGCTGAGAGGCAAGAGCCAACTATCTGGCACACGAGGTTAGGAGCAAGGACAGTTCTGCCAGCAAGAGGGGCCTAACCATTGCTTTGGGCCTTCTCTGCAGCCGGGAAGCACACAGCCAACTCGCATCACCTCTCTGCCTTGGTTACCCCAGCTGGGAAGTCCTATGAGTGTCAAGCTCAGCAGACCATTTCACTAGCCTCCAGTGATCTGCAGAAGACAGTCACCATGATCCTGTCCGCAGTCCACATCCAGCCCTTTGACATCATCTCTGATTTTGTCTTCAGTGAAGGTAggttggtgggggtggtgggaggaggagatggggaggagggaagggaaggctgACTTCATGATGGATGTGGAAGGGGACCTGCCAGTGTCCCAGGCTGTTACCACTAAGATTTTCTCTAGGCTGACATGACACTGCCTCCTTCtgtaatatttttgaaagactAACGGCTGTAAACTGAATCATATCACCCTTCTTCATtggctcttttttcttccttctctcctttcctccttcacttcattcctttcctctccctcattccctccctcagtccctccctccctgcctttatttcttcatctttcctttcctccattcCTTTGCCAAAAGTGGAACCTTGATAGCGTGAGAGGTAGGAAAGTCagcttggaaaaaatatatatagttttgATGCAAATTTCCCAATGAAAAAGCAGCTAAAAATCTCAAGTAGTTACCTAGAGAGCCATGGGTTGGAGAAGGGCCTTTGCTTCTGcgggcctcagtttctgcatgttCTCTCAGTCACTTCCCATTTGTAGGTTCTGTGAGTCTAAGTTTCATTTGGCTAGAATGCaataagggtgtgtgtgtgtgtgtgtgtgtgagtgtgcaggtCACAGAGAGAGACTCATGAAGACCTGCTTCCGTCCAGCACTCACCTTGTGGGGAGGGCCACCCATAGGGCTCCCTGATCTGCTCCCTCTGGGGTGTGGAGGAAGGCTTCTCCTCAGTCTGTGCTAGCCCCTGAAAGGGAATCAGGCAGGATACAGCTGGGAGGTTCAGGGCGTCCACATTCTCTTGGTTCTCTTCATCCCAGCAGAGGTAGGGCACGAGGGGAGTCCACATTTCTGCAATTTGTTCAAGTCTAGGAACAATTCACTTTGGGCAAATGTAGGGTTAGTGAATTCTTCAATTCGTTTGTTCTCTGTCTTGTCTGGAGGAGGTTGTTAAAGACAGTTGGATTCTGTTTATTCCTTGTGGTtaagaaatggagagagattcTGATTGCTTTATGGATGCCTTCTTTTGGGCTGGGGATCCCCAGGTGAACACAAGTATTCGAGTGTGCAAGATCTTAGAGAATCCCCATCTGTGTCATGCACAAATCATTAAATCATTTCCCAAGAACCCAGCTTTCATAGAATGCCCCTCCTACTCAAACTATACTGAATAGactctgccctccctcctctgttATTCCGACGGCATTTGAGAATTCCCAGGTTAAACTGGCCTTGAGAGAAGGGCtgcttctttttcatctttgtgttTTAGCACCTaacacagtggctggcacatggcAGATGCCCAGTTGACTTCGGCTAAATTGATAT
Protein-coding sequences here:
- the LAMP5 gene encoding lysosome-associated membrane glycoprotein 5 isoform X2 codes for the protein MDLRGRAVLSVDRLRALLMLFHTMARITAEQEVENLSGLSTNPEKDIFVVRENGTTCLMAEFAAKFIVPYDVWASNYVDESHNTSKGPEATWRLSKVQFVYDSSEKTHFKDAVSPGKHTANSHHLSALVTPAGKSYECQAQQTISLASSDLQKTVTMILSAVHIQPFDIISDFVFSEEHKCPVDEREQLEETLPLILGLILGLVIVVTLAIYHIHHKMTANQVQIPRDRSQYKHMG
- the LAMP5 gene encoding lysosome-associated membrane glycoprotein 5 isoform X1, whose translation is MDLRGRAVLSVDRLRALLMLFHTMARITAEQEVENLSGLSTNPEKDIFVVRENGTTCLMAEFAAKFIVPYDVWASNYVDLITEQADISLTRGAEVKGRCGHDESELQVFWVDRAYALKMLFVKESHNTSKGPEATWRLSKVQFVYDSSEKTHFKDAVSPGKHTANSHHLSALVTPAGKSYECQAQQTISLASSDLQKTVTMILSAVHIQPFDIISDFVFSEEHKCPVDEREQLEETLPLILGLILGLVIVVTLAIYHIHHKMTANQVQIPRDRSQYKHMG